The DNA segment AAAGCGAGTCGGGGAATTAACAGAGATGCTCACACTCGAAGGTAAGCTTACCCAACCAGTGCGGAAATTGTCTTTAGGGGAACGGATGAAAGCCGAACTGTTAGCGGCACTTTTACATCATCCTCATGTCTTGTTTCTGGATGAACCGACACTAGGACTAGATGTAAATGCACAGGTAGCGGTGCGCGATTTTCTGCGTGAGTACAATCAGCGTTATCAAGCCACTGTATTATTAACTAGTCATTACATGGCTGATATTACTGCTTTATGTGAGCGTGTGTTGTTGATTCACCAGGGAAAGCTGATGTATGACGGTAGCCTGGATGGATTGCTGAAAAATTTCGCCCCCTACCGGGAAATTCATATTGAGTTAGCCGAACCGCTACCTCGAGAAAAACTCATGTTTTATGGTGATGTCAAACTCGTAGAGGGGCGTGCAGTCAGTTTTATGGTGCAGCGAGAAGCCCTGACTCGCACAGTATCTCAGATTTTGAACAATTTAGAGGTAATCGACTTAACGGTGACTGAGCCGGCAATAGAAGAAGTGATTGGCAGGGTTTTTCAGGCGGGAGTGGTGTAATTTATGTATAAAGATCAGAGGAACTAACCGCATAAAGCCTTCAGTATAGCTAGAGCCTCCGGCACGCTACCGCGAACGCTTTAAGCGCAGCTTTCGCTTTAGCGATACGCTTACCGCGCAGCGTATGCCCCCAGGGCTTTAGGCTGCAAAGTACACAAAGGAAGAAAGAAAGAAAAGACAGGAATTTAGCGCACATTATACAGAAATGGCATAAGTCGTAATTTAAGTGAAAAAAATTATTAAGAAAATCTTGGCATTCCTTTCTGTTTACTACGCCTATATGCTTGAGTATCGGGCAGAACTGATTTTATGGGTTTTGTCTGGGGCTTTGCCAATTATCCTCATGGGTGTATGGATACAGGCGGCGCAAGGTGGACAGTTTGGTTTA comes from the Nodularia sp. NIES-3585 genome and includes:
- a CDS encoding ATP-binding cassette domain-containing protein — protein: MSIITVENLSKFYPVAVKEPGIKGTLSHFFRRTYRSIKAVQDVSFEIAPGEVVGFLGPNGAGKTTTLKMLTGLIHPSGGTVRVAGHVPFLRQDAFLQKITLVMGQKQQLLWDLPALDSLKINAAVYNISNKEFQKRVGELTEMLTLEGKLTQPVRKLSLGERMKAELLAALLHHPHVLFLDEPTLGLDVNAQVAVRDFLREYNQRYQATVLLTSHYMADITALCERVLLIHQGKLMYDGSLDGLLKNFAPYREIHIELAEPLPREKLMFYGDVKLVEGRAVSFMVQREALTRTVSQILNNLEVIDLTVTEPAIEEVIGRVFQAGVV